The nucleotide window ATGTTGCTGAAGCCGTTGTAGCGATGTTGCAACCTATCCAGCAAAAGTACCATGAGTATCGTCAAGATCAGGCCTTTCTAAATCAGGTTATGCGTGAAGGGGCTGAGAAAGCCTCAGCACAAGCGGGCAAGGTATTAGCGTCTGTATATGACGCTGTTGGCTTTATTGCCAAGCCGTAATATGCTTTATTTGATGTCATAAAAAAGGGCCGTGTGGCCCTTTTTTGTTGCGTCGGTTTTGATGTCCGTATGCGCGCGCTTATTTAGGCGGGCGGCTTATTCCCCATCTTCGCCATTGGCTTTTTTCTTCGAGGCTTTATCGACCTCTTCAAATAACCGGTTTGAGTCTTCAATGTACTCATCAACGCTGCTGGCAGGGCTAACTGACAAGGCAGGGATCATAATGGTGCTATCAAATACTGGGTGCGGATTAAAGTCCACTGAATCGCCGCGATCTTGTAAGTACAATCCCCCAAATATAATCACCGTGAGTAGTGCCGAAATGGTCACTCGACGCCATTTACTTTGAGAAAATGCGATATACAGGTTGAACCAAAATAAACTGAACGTTAACGCAACATATAATACTGTCGTCAGCCATTGCCAATTAATTTGACTGGATAAATTAAACGCCATAGTGGCATCTATAAAATCGACTAACCAAAACAAGTTAAGCATCAAAAAGCTGACGCCCATTTGACTGCCAACCCGAGACTCATTTTTATTTAGAAACGCCATTAAAGAGCATAGTAACGGCCACATTGCATAGGCAATGGTGCTGTAGACAACGGACATAACAATTTGGCTGTAAGGCACTTCAACTTGGCTTACTTGTAAGTAAGTTAAGGCAAACGATATCGCACAAAATAAAGCAACCATGGCGATAAGGAAGGTCCAACGACCGCAGTTTTCAACAAACTGTTCAACTTTAGTAAAGGCAATACTTTGCGCCACAGGATGATTAGGCAAAAACAGCCTTAGTTGCGTTTTGCCCAACAAGATAATGTCGCCAGATTTGATTGGGTGCCAATCGGCAATATGTTGGCGATCACTAAGCATGGTGCCATTTAAGGTTTGTAAATCTTGAACATACCATTGATTATCTTGCCATTTTATCGCCAAATGCTCAGGGCAAATATGCGGGTCAGATAAAATAATGTCATTATCGAAGCCGCGACCAATACTGATCTCTTTGGTGGCAAACTTATGGCGTGCTTTAATTTTTTTATTGCGGCTGATCTCTTCAATGATTAATTCCATGTCACAGCCTCCATGAACTTGCGATTAAATCCTTGAGCCGATTGTTTATTAACACCCGACAGAGTGTAGTGGCCAACAATGGCTTTGTTTTGCTTATCTATCGATGCCGACAGATACAGGATATCGTATAGCCCTTGGTACTTGCGGTAGCCGCGAATGCAGTAAATGGTCTTGTTACGTATGGTATTACTGTTGTTATTGGTGATGTCGTGCTGGCAAGAGAACTCGGTGACATCTTCTTTACTGGCATTATTACCGGCACGCGCATCTTCTATGTATTGTTGGTAGATTTGATAAAAGCGACTGCTGCTTAACTCGTCAGCATCAAAATAATGAAATTCCATATCTATGGTACCGGTAGAGAAACTATCGGACAAATAGACATACTCTTCCATTTGACAGGTGGTTACCGCTTTAAACATTAACTCATCTGGGCGGTCGGCATTAGAGTCGCCCCAGCAGCGAATAT belongs to Thalassotalea sp. HSM 43 and includes:
- a CDS encoding FHA domain-containing protein, yielding MELIIEEISRNKKIKARHKFATKEISIGRGFDNDIILSDPHICPEHLAIKWQDNQWYVQDLQTLNGTMLSDRQHIADWHPIKSGDIILLGKTQLRLFLPNHPVAQSIAFTKVEQFVENCGRWTFLIAMVALFCAISFALTYLQVSQVEVPYSQIVMSVVYSTIAYAMWPLLCSLMAFLNKNESRVGSQMGVSFLMLNLFWLVDFIDATMAFNLSSQINWQWLTTVLYVALTFSLFWFNLYIAFSQSKWRRVTISALLTVIIFGGLYLQDRGDSVDFNPHPVFDSTIMIPALSVSPASSVDEYIEDSNRLFEEVDKASKKKANGEDGE